The window GCCAAAAATTGAGCCGGCGAACCCACCCCGAACCCAACATCCTAGGGGGCAGCTGGGGGAGGAGAGAGACTGTTTTGCATGCTATTGGCCCACCGTCAGCCTCACATTCCCTCTCTCCTCACTTTTTCTCTAGGGCCCACCCATGTGATGCTCTATGTTCTCTTCTCCTCTCCTTCTCTCCCCCACCAACGGAACCGCCCATGCAGAACGCCTCGCCGGTGTGTGGCCGGAGAGGCGCGAGCTACGATGACGCTGGGCTCAGATCACGGGGCCCAGTGGCGACGAGGCGGTCGAAGTTGTCCATCGACTcggcgaggaggaggtggagcacgtcgTGGCCGCTGGAGTAGGAGAGGCAGCGGGCGGCCGAGCTGATGGTGCCGATGGGCGGGAAGAAGCGGGCGAGCGCGTGCGGCAGGGAAGCGGCGAGCAGCGGGAGCGCGGAGGATGGGTCGGCGTGGCGGTAGAAAAAGAGGCGCTGGACGGGGCCGGTGAAGAGCCAGGCGGCGTCGAAGAAGGTGATTGGGAGCTCCGCGGACGGGCACGGCGGGGATGGCGCAACGCAGAGCCGCTCCAGCACGCGCACTCCCGCTTCTGCCATGGATTTTTTTGGTTTGGATGCTCGATTTGATCTAGCTCCTCTCCAGCGCGCGGAGCCGTTCCAGCTGCTTGGTTGGCTGGGTTGTGGCTGAGGGGCGGACGGCCGAGGCGGCGGCTCGAGCAGCGGCGGGCGCGCGCGGACGAGCTCCTCGCCGGCCCTGGCCCGGGGCGGATGCGGCAGCGGCTccagcggcggcggacgagctcgtCGGCCCTGGCCAGGGGCGGATGCGGCAGCGGCTCGAGCGGCGGCGGAGGAGCTTGTCGGCCCTGGTGTGGGGTGTATGCGGCGGTCGGCACGAAGGCGGCCAGGCGGGCGAGCGAGTGAGGTGTGGCCTCGGGGCTTAAAACTACTGGGAAAGTTTCCACCCCAAGAGCAAAATTACCGCCGGGACATTTTTATCTGGCGCAAAAAACGTCCCTGGGACCCAACGGCTGGAGATACTCTTAGATGGTGATAACCTATGTTTAATCAGACCTACATCCGCTACCCGTTGTTTGTGCTCCTGACACGTTTACTGGATGGTGCCAACCATAGGGACCACAAGTGAAATGATTATGTATTTTTTtctaaaaagttcatcaattttaaagaCAATCATGAATCTAAAATacatttataatttttaaaatattcatgcattgaaaacatataataaaaatgcaaatgggaaaaaggaaaaaacaacaaGATGGAATaagccctccccctctctctcctgtcGGCCGAGCCTTGTTATCCGCGCATGAGTTCTGACTCTCGGTCGATGTGCGCGTGCTTCCGACTCAGCCACCACTGTTTTTTTCGTAAGTGTTTTGTTCGGGGCAGGATGCTCCTTGGGAGCACTTATGTGACGCTCCCTGCGTTAATTTGCTACTGTTTTGCACAGGTGAAGCCCCGACTAGGACAGGCCCATTCCAGCGCAGATGACACTCGGGACTGTAGCGGATGACGTCTGTGGCGACTTTGGGTACTATAACACTTTATTGTTTCattcttttttccaaaaaaaaaacattAGAAAAGGTGACGAAGACGCAAAcatttcttaattttttttataATTTAAGAAAATTTGCTTTTTATTGGAATTTTTGAGTATTTTTGTAAAAaacttggacattttctgaaacatagtaattgttggaattttgtggaaaaaataaacttttttaaaaaacatggaaaaatttGAAATTTCCAACATCTTTTGTAAACCCAAACATATATGAAATTCTGGAAAAAATAAATATGATCTTTTTTTGAGTTTGTGAAGTTTTCTTCAAAACACAAACTTTCTTGGAAAACGAGAGCGATTTTCGAAAAAAGTGATTCTATAAAAAAACAGTAGAGGGAAGAAAAGAATAAACAAAAATTggttaggaaccttctagaaggttcccaaaaccaggtcCTGTGTAGGATGTACGTTTGCTACCTACAAATGGGCTGGCACATTTACCTCGCTCCCTTCCCTCACTTGTGCATTTCCTCGGCAGTTTGACGCAACGTGCATCAAATAGGAAACACCTAATGGGGGTCAGTATGAAGGCATCGAGGAGTCTTAGGAATGATGCATCGTCAAGCTCAGACGATGAACCAGACGGTAAACATCCTTGTAGTTGTAGTGATCAAAATAGGGACCACGCCATGATCATGTGCAGATCGAAAGAGGAGTAACATTCTCAAATTCATAAAAATGAACAGCTACACAGAGGGAGGGAGCGGCTTACAACAGATCCTAACATCTACAGAGCCAGTCACATACGTTCACTTGTGATCAAGATTTTGAAGCGCCAACGCGACGGAGTGCATCACGATGTGCATGATCCTCAGCTTTATCTGCCCACCACGTGGCAGCGGCCGAACTCCACTCCGCCTGTCTCCCTTGTAGACTCGGACACAGACACTCTCGCCCATGGTGGTGAAGCAGATGTCTGTGACTGAACTTCCTTGCTTGCTTGCTCTTATGCTCTCTCTTTTTAGAATCTGCTTGCACTTATGCTTGATGTGTGCTCCCTGCGTGGTCATCTATTTATAAGTCTTCAGGGAGCTTTATCTGGATGCGAAGACATGACAGCTAAATTCTTGCTCCTCTGTTGTGTTATTGGTGGGCGCCGTCGACTGTATTTGGATGATGTTCATTTTCAAAACTAACCTTGTGTGTATTGTTGGTATGAGAAGCTGTTATTAATGTGTTTTGTCCCAGGCATGACTTGGGGCTGTTTGTCCCTGCAAATCCTTGACTCTTGAACAGCCACTGTGTACACATGTTGGGCCAAATGATTTGGCAATCTTGGACACCTGTGGTGTCTGGTGCATGTATCATGTACTATATGTGAAGAGCAGGGGATGGTTGCCAACCTGTGATGTCCCCAGATCCAGAGTATCAATCTTTCTATGAAGAATCATCTTTGATTATGCTTGTTAATTGTGCGGTTATGCTCGTTAATTCTGCAGTCTCATGATGTGGTTGCTGCAGTCTGGTGGTTCTTGGCTGAACACCTGTCTGTATGACTTTCCTATGCCCACATGGTCAACCTTCTGTTGATAGAATAGTACATGGGTGTCTCCTGTGATTGGTCACAACTCACAAGACCTACACAGTTTTATTGAGATGGCACTTTCCTCCTAATCATTTGCATTCCATGAATCAGGAAAGCTTAGTCTGATTAATCAAGGCATGACAATGAAGGCATCACTTCTATTGACAGGTTCGAGGATAGAACAACAGGCTGCAGTTTCCCATTTGGTGCCAAGGAAAATGCCACGAAACAACGGAGAGATGCAGGCCCAGAGACTATACAAGGACAGTAGTCCGGCCCGGCCGGCTGCGTCTTGCGTAATTAGCTCTCATAACAGGTTGCTGTTACCCGTCGCATCAAGTACGTACTCTCAGGACCATCTCTAGAAATGTATACTAGGTGCTGTACTGTGGTTGTTTTGGGGGCAACGACAACAGAAACAGTCCTTGTGGTAAAAGAATACACGGTCTAGATTGGTCTTTAAGTTTTTAGAATTTGCCAGTGTAAGCTTTGAAACTTATCAGTGCACGTTTAAAAACTTGTCGGTTCAAGTTTTATAACTTGCATCTACGCCGTCCAGCTCCAATCCCCTGTTGATATAGTGAAGACAGGAGATGCATGAGTAAAATTAATATGTATAGCTCATTTTAATCTTGTTTTATTTGCCTCAAAGTTGGAAGAGGCCGACATACAAAAACAAAGACCAGATCCACAACAATGTAATGAGTCACCATCAATTTCCCAGTGTCAACCTTTTGTTGATAGATTAATACATGATTGTCTGCTGATTGATGATAAGACCGCTGCATTTTCTTGAGGTGGCTGACCTTGCGGCTCCATCATCTATGCCACTCCGGTCTGCGGCGGCGGACTTCTGCGGATTGCAGTGGCCATTGAAAGGTCTTCATGAGGGTCCTTTCTCTAGATCTGATGGTTGTCTTCGGCGAGAGTTGCAAATTACGGGCAACGATATGATGCAGAGGAATGGTTGTGCGGCGGCGGCGGTCACACATCGCATGTAGCTGCTGGGATCATGAAAAGTGATGGCGACACCACATAAGTGACGTCGATGGCGGTTCTATTCAAGCACTCGGtctcgagctccggggtgaaagccTAGGTCTGACCTGTGTGTCAGTTATACCTAGCAATGGCGAGGTTTTACGTTGTTacgttgttgaaggcattgctcggatatgcttgGACTGGTTCTTCAGGATGAAAACTCCTTTGATAGTTGGATCCGATGACGAGGTGATTTGGCGCCGCTCCCTTCTTGTAGGTGTTGCTATTGAAGAACTTCGTCGTCCGTGTGGTGTCATGAGATAGTCGGTGCGGATATAGTCATTGTTGCTGTAGTTTGTTGATCACAAATCCGATTGCTTtggtgttttttttttcatttttgtttttgtaTTGCTCATGCATAGCTTTGATCTTACATGACTTTGCTATTGATTGGCGACTTTTTGTGTGTGTGCattggtgttggctgtgtgcatcctaactatgcagaggcCGAGTGTTTGCTTGTTGTATTTGTCATCTTGATGCTTTCTTTCgagtcaataaaatccaccctttatcgAAATTTTTCTTGAGGTGGCACTTTTCTGTTAATTATTTGCATTCCGTGGATCTAGATAGTAGAATCGTTTAATCAAGACATGATGATTAAGACATCATCAGCTCTGATGACAAGTTAGTATAGAACAAACAGACTGCACTGAATTTGAAAAGGTCAGGAAGCACACAGATGCCGGGGCTGCATCTTGCATCTTGATGTGTCACAATCAATTCCTCTCAATTTTTTCAATTGATAATCCTTATATGTTATTTGTTTCTcataggtactccctccgtaaacaatTATAAGACGCTTTAGGACTCTGTTAGTAatctaaaacgtcttataattatttatttacagagggaataACATAGTAGTAGTGTAGTTAGTACAGAAGACACCAAACATCATGAGATGCAAAGCAAGAAGACAACAATGTCGCCATCACTCCTCCAATGTCACTTTGGCCGTTGGTTTTGGTTGCTTCTGTTCACGAGCGTGTGAGAGAACACTTGGCCCAGCGCTGCCGTTGCCGCGCCACAAGAAACAAACAGAGGATTTGGATCGCGCGGCCGGCAGGCATGGCGCCGTTGGCCGCCTCCCCGCTCCTCCCCTCCCCCTCGCCGCCGTGCCATCTCCTCCCCCAACGCCGCAGCGCCGGCAGCCTCCGCCCGCTGGCGCCTCGGCTCCCGCGCCTCTGCcgtgacggcggcggcgacgggtgcCAGCCGAGACGACTCCGGCATGTCCGGCCGCCCCGCGCCGCGCCCATCATCGCGCCCGGCGACCAGTGGGGCAACTGGGCgttcctcctctccgccgccgccttcgGCACCTGGTAACCGACACGCAAACCACCTGCCGGCCGAGACCCCTCAGCTCGCGCGCGCTacgtccgtccgccgccgccgtggaGGACCAGGAGTGATCCATCCGTGTATGTGTTGGTCAGGGCGGAGGAGCGGACGGCGTGGGGCGCGGCGCTGAGCGGGGCGCTGGTGAGCATCCTGGCGGGCCTGGCGGCGTCGTCAGTCGGGCTGGTGGCGCCCGGCGCGCCCGCGCAGGCCGTTGTCATGGAGTACCTGCTCCCCGTCGCCGTGCCGCTCCTGCTCCTCGGCGCCGACCTCCGCCGCGTCGTCCGCACCACCGGCGACCTCCTCAAGGCCTTCCTCATCGGATCAGGTAAGCACACAAAATCTCTTAACTATTTTCTTCTCATTCTATCTGAAGTTCTGAACAGAAATAGTTCTGAAGTTCGGATCGATGAACTTGGGTAAAGAAAGATCATGTCTGATTAATCTTTGTCTCAATTGGATGTAGTTGCAACTGTAATTGGCACGACGGTGGCCTATCTGCTGTTCCCGATGAGGTCGCTCGGCCAGGACGGATGGAAGATCGCCGCCGCTCTCATGGGGAGCTACATTGGCGGAGGTAATCTAATCAATTAGCTCGCTGCTAAATTACTGATGCATTTGATCGACCATGTCTGATGAACGCACTGTGACCTGATCATGGCGGCGGCAGCGGTGAATTTCGTGGCGATCTCGGAGGCGCTGGGCACGACGCCGTCGGTGGTGGCAGCCGGCGTGGCGGCGGACAACCTCATCTCGGCGCTCTACTTCACGGCCCTCTTCGCGCTGGCGTCCAAGATACCGCCGGAGCCCAAGAGCGCCTCGTCCCCGCAGGACGGCGCGGAGCCCCGGGGCAGCATGCCCGTGCTGCACGGCGGCGCGGCGCTGGCTCTGTCGTTCGCGATCTGCAGGGCCGGCACGGCGATCGCGGCGGGGCTGGGCGTGGCCGCCGGCGGCACGCTGCCGTGCgtgacggcgctggtggtggccctGGCGACGGCGTTCCCGGGCTTGCTGGGCCGGCTGGCGCCGTCGGGCGAGACCATGGCGCTCATCCTGATGCAGGTGTTCTTCACGGTGGTGGGCGCCAACGGCAGCGTGGTGGACGCGGCGACCAAGGCGCCCGCCGTGTTCGCGTTCGCGGCCGTGCAGGTGGCCGTGCACCTCGCCGTGGTGCTCGTGGCCGGGAGGCTGGCGGGGCTGGACAGGAAGCAGCTGCTCCTCGCGTCCAACGCCAACGTCGGCGGGCCCACCACGGCCGCCGCCATGGCGACGGCGAAGGGGTGGAGCTCGCTCGTCGTGCCCAGCATCCTCGTCGgcatcttcgggatctccatcgccaCGTTCCTCGGCATCGGCTTCGGCATGTTCGTGCTCCGGAGGATGTCCGGCTTCTAGTCAgtgcctttctttcttcttctcctgctAGAGTAGATTTTTTTGAGGCAATCTTGTCCTGCTAGATGGAGCTCATATGGAGTGTTTTTaactcttctactccctccgttgctaaGTACTGTATAAGTTTTTTTTAGGGATTTCACTATAAACTATATTtagagcaaaatgagtaaatctacactctaaatacaTCTATAGACATCCGTATGTGATTCATAGtgcaatctctataaagacttatatttaagaacggatgAAGTATTTTTGAGCGGTGAGTCAAACTTGTTTCACTTGCTATATGCTTAATTATTTGTCTAGGATGATGTTTAGTGTGATCACATTGTATTGCAGTATAGTTATTTCTTGTGGACCTTATAATTGGGCGATCCATCACGAGGGGAGCCATTTGGTTTGCCATGGGGGTCGAATGACGCGCCTATGTCTCGCTTGACGTGAGATGTAAGGGCAAGCGACCGGCAGCGCCCACGGGCCACaatctactcccttcgttcggaattacttgtttcgaaaatggatgtatctagaactaaaatacgtttaAATACATCCAATttagcgacaagtaattccgaacgaagggagtagttttCTTACCTCTAGTGAACGGAGTTATCCTTTTAGAAAAAAAATTGCTGCGGCATTGAGGAATAAAAGGTTGCAAGTTCAACTAGTACTTACATGCATGCGACATAATGTTAAGGACGAAAGTTTTTACACTTCGTTTTTTTACACAATACAAAATACAAATGCCTCTACTACTCGATCTGCTGCTTATCAAGTTGCAGCACCGTAGATCGATGACCGAAAACACCACCGGCTCTGTAATAAGAAGAAAACATAATAGAATAGAATGTGTGAGCAACAACAAGCAGTAGCAGTAGTAATAGAAAACAGTAGCAAGTGGCAGCAGAGCAGCGACATCACCAAGCAACTGCAGTTTGCAAGCAGCTAGCCAAGCATCGTCTGCCCAGTTTGTAACTAGAACAGGGAGCGAAGAGCTATCGAAGCAAAAATCATGTACTGCATATAAATCAACTAGATAACAGGAGAATTCGCCGGATCTATCTTCCATTGCTCTTGCTGGCGACTGGCGACGGCGTCGGAGATGATTCTAGTCAACCAAGGCGCCGCCATGGCGAGTCGACAAGGCAGTGAGGCGattgcaggcggcggcggcgagccacTTCAATCCGCGGCGGCGGCTCGCTCCTTCAAGCGCCTGCgaacagagagagaaagtggggacAGATGCTAGGGTTGGCCATGGGCCTTCTACTGAGCTGGCTGTGTCCCAACCGTATCATGGATGTTGAACAGAACGTATCgacgttttttcttttctttttagatCAAAAAATACGATACTTCTCCGATACCGGTATCTTGGCCGTATCACGTGTATCGCCGTATCGGCGACGTCCCGCACGGGGATACACGAGTTTCTCACGTATCGGTGCTTCATAGAGTTTAACTATAACATACAAAAACATACTCAATACCATCAACGTACAAGGATAGTTTCTAACCTGTACTCTCTTGCCACACCTGCTGCCTTCTTGTTACTTGCACATCTCCTCAACGTCGGGCACCCCTGAGTTTTCCACAAACCCTACGACTATCTTCATACCCGGACAGGGGATGCCACAAGTTTATTATATAACCTTGATGCTACGATATTATATCATGAATACGTAACCACAAGTACGTCAAGAAGAAGATGAATCCTTGAGGAGGGCGATCGCGCGGCACACCTCCACCATGGTGGGCCGCAGCAGCGGTGAGTGCTGAGTGCACGCGATCCCAAGGTCTATCAGCTCGACGACGACGCTGTGCACTTGTACCACCGACAACATCGTGTCTATGGTCTCCAGCAATGACTCTGCGATGATGGCGGTGAGGTCATGGGGGTGGTGCCGCCTCACCCAACCGTGCAATGTGAGTCCCTCTTGGAAGAGCACATCGGTCGGGCGCTTCCCGGTGATCAGCTCCAGTAGCACCACGCCAAAGCTGTACACGTCGCCTTCCATCGAAGGGTGGCCTCCTAGTCCGTACTCTAAAACCACGCAACGAGAACGCCATGCATGATGAAAATGTTAAGAGAAGGATGTCACATGCATTTACACTACTTATATGTTCGGTTGTGTTGTAAATTACCTGGTGCGATGTAGCCCACGGAGCCTTGCAACAATCCGGCAGTGGAGTTGCAGGGATCAGCAGAGCCTGCGTTGTCGTCGTCACCCATCTCCTTGACCAGCCGCGCGATGCCAAAGTCGGCCACGACGGCCGTCATGTCGTCGTCGAGGAGCACGTTGCTGGGCTTAAGGTCGCAGTGTACGACGCGGACGGGTGCATAGTGAT is drawn from Triticum dicoccoides isolate Atlit2015 ecotype Zavitan chromosome 4A, WEW_v2.0, whole genome shotgun sequence and contains these coding sequences:
- the LOC119284361 gene encoding uncharacterized membrane protein YjcL-like; this encodes MSLWPLVLVASVHERVREHLAQRCRCRATRNKQRIWIARPAGMAPLAASPLLPSPSPPCHLLPQRRSAGSLRPLAPRLPRLCRDGGGDGCQPRRLRHVRPPRAAPIIAPGDQWGNWAFLLSAAAFGTWAEERTAWGAALSGALVSILAGLAASSVGLVAPGAPAQAVVMEYLLPVAVPLLLLGADLRRVVRTTGDLLKAFLIGSVATVIGTTVAYLLFPMRSLGQDGWKIAAALMGSYIGGAVNFVAISEALGTTPSVVAAGVAADNLISALYFTALFALASKIPPEPKSASSPQDGAEPRGSMPVLHGGAALALSFAICRAGTAIAAGLGVAAGGTLPCVTALVVALATAFPGLLGRLAPSGETMALILMQVFFTVVGANGSVVDAATKAPAVFAFAAVQVAVHLAVVLVAGRLAGLDRKQLLLASNANVGGPTTAAAMATAKGWSSLVVPSILVGIFGISIATFLGIGFGMFVLRRMSGF